A stretch of DNA from Candidatus Bathyarchaeia archaeon:
CGCGACTATACTCTTATTAACTTCTGGTTTAATATACCGTATCCTATCTCAGAGTTGATGGGGAAAAGTCTTGTCAGCCAAGAAGGGCGTCCGTGTAAAGGATAAGTGGCGGCTGAAGACCTGGTATACCGTATACACGCCACCCTATTTTGGTAGCCAAGAGTTTGCCACAGTGCCAGCGGCAGATGATTCAAGGATCCTCGGAAGAGTCATAGAGACAACTCTATATGACTTAACCAAGCAGGACATCTCCCAGAGCAACATAAAGATCTATTTTCAGATCATCTCTACCCAAGGTATGAGAGCCGATACTGTCTTCAAAGGCCATGAGTATGCGAGAGAATATCTACGCAGCATAGTCAGGAGGGGAGGTTCTCGCGTTGACGGTATCTATAATCTAGAGACTAAAGATGGCTACCGGTTGAGGGTCCAAGCAACAACCTTCACCAAGAAAAGGGTGAACCACTCCCGTGAGACCGCAATAAGAAAGATCACAGAAGAGATCCTCCTAGACAAGGCTAAGAATCTAACCTTAGATCAATTGGTTCAGGAGATGGTCCTCGGCAAGGTTGGTTCGGACATATACAACCGTGCCACTAAGATAGCACCCCTACGCCATGTAGGCGTAATCAAGTCGAAGCTCCTAGCTGCTCCGCCTCCCTTAACAGAGAAAGCAGTACCCGTGGTAGCCTGAAAGCTTGAGAAAATCAAAGCGGATTAGGCTTATTTATATGACGCAACATCCTGCTTCAGTTTAGGGCGAACTCTTTGAAAGCCGTGGTCTTGGCTGCTGGTGAAGGTGTCAGACTAAGACCACTTACTCTCACGAGACCTAAACACCTAATCCCTGTGGGAGGTAGACCACTCCTCCAACATACCCTATCCGCCCTGAAGGCGGCTGGATTCAAGGATGTCTTTTTGGTAGTCGGGTATCTGCGTGAGCAGATCATCTCAAATATAGGGGATGGCTCTGAATTTGGCTTGAAAATTGTTTACGTAGAGCAACCCACACCCACTGGGACTGGAGATGCAATAAGAGTAGCTAGAGAGTACGTGGGGAATGAAGACTTTCTAGCAGTCTATGGGGATCTTTACGTAGACTCTACGGTGATCCTTGACATCTTAGAGGCTTACCAAAGGAGAAAAGGAAATGTCCTCGCCGTGGTAGAGGCTGAGAGACTCGAAAATTATGGCGTTGTAAAACTTCGTGAGGACAGGAGCTTAGAGGATTTAGTAGAGAAACCTAGAAGATGGTTTTCTCCCACGAATCTCGTAAATGCTGGCGTTTATATTTTCACGCCAAACATCTTCGAGTATGTGAGACAGACGGAGCGTTCGCCGAGGGGTGAGGTGGAGGTTACTGATGCGATAAAGAAAGCGGTAGAGGGGGGTGAAACGATCTACACCGTAGAGGTCAGTCGGGATAAGTGGATGGACATCGGTAGGCCGTGGGATCTCCTCGAGGCTAATGAGCGATACTTGAAGAGTATGAAGCCTTCTGTAAGAGGTGTGATAGAGGATGGTGCCCACATATTTGGGGCTTTAAACCTTGAGGAGGATGCAGTAGTAAAGTCCGGAGCATATATTGAGGGCCCGGTCTACATTGGAAGGGGCAGCCAGATAGGACCTAACTGCTACATTAGAGCCTACAGTTCACTGGGGCGAGATGTAAGGATAGGGAACGGCTGCGAGATTAAGAACAGTATAATCATGAATGGAACCCGTATACCACACCTCTCCTATGTGGGAGACAGCATAATAGGATCCGGCTGTAACTTCGGCGCTGGAACGATGGTTGGTAATATAAGGTTTGATGAGAAACCAGTCAAAGTTCTGATCGGGGGTGAGATTGTGGATACTGGTAGGAGAAAATTTGGGGCAGTTATAGGTGACCGCGTAAAGACTGGTGTAAACGCTAACTTCATGCCTGGCACGAAAGTAGGGCCTAACTGCCACATTGGAGCTAATGTAATTGTCTATAGGGACGTACCCCCAAACGTTAAGGTTAAAGCGAAGCAACATTTGATCTTTGAGAACATCAAACTGGAGACGACAAACTGAACTGGCGTCTTCGGGGTGAAACTTGGACGATGGGATGGCAGCACTCCTGAACCATAGCTCAGCATACCCCTGTGATTCGGCTACTATTTATAAACTGCTCAGAATAAACTATCTCGTGGTTCCCGGTGCCAGTGTTAGGCATAACAGGTAAGCCCAATGTTGGGAAGAGCACATTCTTCTCAGCTGCAACTCTTGCCACGGTTCCTATTGCCAATTACCCTTTTACCACTAAGACAGCGAACATTGGGGTAGCTTATGTAGGAGTTCCCTGTGTCTGTAAAGAGTTCGGTTTGAAAGATGAGCCAGTAAATTCTATCTGCCTAGACGGATTGAGGCTGGTGCCCGTGAAACTGATAGACTGCCCTGGCCTAGTGCCCCATGCGTGGGAAGGGAGGGGACTCGGCAATCAGTTTCTTGATGATGTGAGAAAAGCCGACGCTCTCCTACTAGTGGTTGACGCTGCAGGAGCCACTGACAGCGAAGGCAGACCTTGTGAGCCTGGAACAAACGATCCAGTTGAAGATATACGCTTCCTTGAAGAAGAGTTCGATATGTGGCTATTCCAAATAATAGCAAAGGACTGGGATAGGTTAGCGCGGAAACTCGAAGCAAGCAAAGAGAACATAGCCGCTGCACTCCTCGAAAAACTAGCCGGACTGCAAATCAAAAAGCACCAGATTATACAAGCCCTGTCTGAGCTTAAACTTGAGTCAAAAAACCCGACAACATGGACAAAGGAGGAACTCCGAAACTTCGCCGGCAGGCTTAGGAGGATCTCTAAACCGCTACTTATCATAGCCAATAAGATTGACCTCCCTCCAGCTGATAAGAATCTTGAGAGACTCAAACATTACGGCTACAGTGTAATACCTACATGCGCAGAGGCGGAGTTGGCTCTGAGGAGGGCTTCCGAGAGAGGCCTCATCCAGTATAGACCTGGAGATTCAAACTTCAAGATTCTGAAGCCCGAATGCCTCACCGATCAGCAGCGAGCCGCCCTCGAGGCTATACGAGAGCGAGTATTGGTCAAGTGGGGGTCTACCGGTATACAGGAAGCACTCAATCACGCCTACTTCAAATTGCTGAACATGATAGCTGTATTTCCAGTCGAGGATGAGGATAAACTCACCGACCATAAAGGCCGAGTCCTTCCAGACTGCCTCCTAGTACCCTATGGCACCACAGCCAGCGAGTTCGCCAGTCTGATCCACACAGAACTTGGAGAGAACTTCGTCTATGGGGTTGAAGCTCGAAGTAAGCGGAGGATTGGAGAGGACTACATCCTTAAAAATGGTGATGTTATAAAAATAGTCGCAGCGAAGGCTAGAGGATGAGGAGACATGCCTAGGGTACTTATCTGTGACAAGCTAGATGAAGAGGGCATAAACCTGCTCAGAGAGGCAGGTTTCGAGGTTGATGTTAAACTTGACCATACACCGGAGACACTGAAGGAGGCGGTGAAGGACTACGATGCTGTAATAGTTCGGAGCAGAACCAAAATCACCAAGGAGATCATCGCAGCTATGGATAGGACGAAGGTTGTAGCGAGGGCTGGGGTCGGCTTGGACAACATAGACGTCCAAGCTGCCAAAGAGAAGGGATTAAAGGTCATAAACTCCCCTGAAGCAGTGAGCCAAGCCACTGCTGAGCTGAGCCTAGCGCTACTATTCTCTCTGATCAGACAGATCCCCTACGCCAACCTCTGCATTAAAGGCGGCGAGTGGCCAAAGAGCAAGATCATGGGCAGAGAGCTCAAAGGAAAGACCCTCGGCATAATCGGGTTTGGAAGGGTGGGCTACATAGTGGCTAAAGTGGCTAAAGCCATAGGGATGAGGGTCATCGCATACGACGTGGTCGATAAGGAGGCACAGATGAAGGAGCTAGGCGTAGAGAAAGTAACCTTGGAAGAGCTTCTGAAGGATTCAGACGTGATATCACTCCATGCAACTCTGACCCCACAAAGTAGGCACCTAATAGGACGGAGGGAGCTCTCGATGGTTAAACGGGGAGCTATCCTGGTCAACACAGCAAGGGGTAGCCTTGTAGATGAAGAGGCGCTGAAAGAGGCTTTAACTTCGGGGCAGCTGGCTGGAGCTGCTATCGATGTATGCGAAGTTGAACCTCCCCAGAAGTTTGATCTTCTGCGTCTTCCAAACGTAGTCTGCACACCTCATATTGGGGCACAGACAGAAGAGGCACAGAAACATGCTAGCCTAATAATAGCCAAGAAAGTAATTGAAGAGCTGAAACGTTGAAGACATACGCGTAGACGTGTTGAAGGGGTAGACTACATTTTGCGGCACCTCTTCAACCGTTGGGGTTACATAACTCTAAGAGTGAAACGGAGCAGGTCAGCATGTGTGTTGTCAGACTATGACGGCACACTCACACCTATCGCCCCTAGACCAGAGTTGGCTCTCCTCTCTGACGAAATGAGAGATCTACTCCGAAGGTTAGCCGATAATCCGCGATACATTGTGGCGGTAATCAGCGGGAGACCAATAGAGGAAGTGAAGGCACTAGTGGATGTCCAAGGTATATTCTATGCTGGTAATCACGGTTTAGAGATCGAGGGGCCTAACTGTAGGTTTCGGCATCCTGGGGCAGGAGAAGCCTTGCCAAATATGATGAGAATTTCTGCTGAGTTGAAGCAAAAGCTCCAAGGCTTGAAGGGTGTGATTGTTGAGGATAAAGGTCTGACGGCCAGTATTCATTACCGGCTCGCGCCTCCACGTGAGATCCTGAAAGTTAGAGAGATACTCGAAGAGGTCGCCGGTCATCTCGACGGCATAATGGTCACCCAAGGTAAGAGGGTCTTCGAGGTGAGACCCAACCTAGACTGGAATAAGGGGTCGGCAGCAAAGTGGATAGTGGAATCCTTAGCCGAGGATGCTTTGCCTATATATATAGGGGACGACAGAACTGATGAAGATGCATTCACTATCCTTAAAAGGGGCATCACCGTCTGCGTTACCTCTAGACCGCGACGCTCAAATGCCAAATACTATCTTAAAAACGTATATGAAGTTCAAGAATTCATCAGAAGACTCATTTCGATAAAATAACCTGATTAAAAACTTCTTTTAGGCTCATATCCGCTAAAATAAGCCACCCACCTTATTGCTTTAAAGCTTCGCGGGGTGACCAGCCCATTGCCATCTCCATAGTAGAAAGGTTTATATATTACTAAGAGGGAAAGGTTTATATAGAGAAGTAGCGACCTTATGTAATTACCACGGTGTTATAATCGGTATCAATAACTGCTTCTCTAAGCTGCCGCTAGCAGAGAGAGGTGTTCTACCGATTACCTACCAAGCATAGTAACTTGGATCTGGGATCAAGATGCGCGAGAATAGAGTCGGATTGGAGGCGGGGCGCGAGAGGTGCCCCGAGTGTGGAGGTTCAGTTATTATACATAATGCTGAGACTGGAGAGCAGATATGTGGAAGTTGCGGTTTGGTGATCAGTGAGCACGCTTTAGATAGAGGACCTGAGTGGAGAGCCTTCACATTAGAGGAGAAGGCTGATAGAAGCCGTGTTGGAGGGCCTATCTCGATTTTGCAGGCAGACAAGGGACTTCCAACTGTAATTGACGACATAAACAAGGATGCTTCTGGTCGCAGAATCCCGCTCTCCACTAGGCTTCAGATGCTACGCTTGAGGAAGTGGCAGTCCCGTACTCAATACCAGTCACCGGTAGAAAGGAACCTTCTTCAGGCGCTGTCGGAGCTAGATAGGATTGTTGATAAGTTACATATCCCCGAGGATATACAAGAGGAGGCTGCGGAGATCTATAGAAGAGTCTTGGACAAAGGACTGGTTAGGGGGCGTTCAATAGCGGCGATAGTCGCGGCGTGCGTCTATGCGGCATGCAGGAAGACTAATCGTCCTCGGTCTCTGAAAGAGATAGCTTCAGTCAGCCGGGTTAAACTTAAGGATATAGCTCGGTGTTACAGGCTTATACTCCATGAGCTACCTATGAGCATGCCAATACCTGACCCGAGAATCTATGTTACAAAGGTGGCAAGTAAGGCGGGAATAAGTGAGCGGGCTCAGGCGAAGGCTTTGGAGCTTCTGAAAGAGGCTGACAAGCTCAAGGCTGTCACTGGGAAAGATCCAATAGGCATAGCTGCAGCGGCACTATATGTAGCCTGCGTACTGCTGGGCGAGAAGAAGACACAGAAAGAAGTAGCTGAGGCTGCTGCTGTAACTGAGGTGACTGTCAGAAACCGCTACAAGGGTCTTAGAGAGATTCTAGGCCTTAACATCTGAGGGAGCAGGCAAGCCGTCTAAGGTATTCGCTTTCTTAAATGGATAACCCTCTCAGCAGTCTGAGTTACTCTTCTGCTATGTGTCGTAACCAGTATAGTTCTCCCCTTTAGAATGTTACTACTTCTCAGCAAAGTTAGAACAGATTCTGTCGTCAATGGGTCGAGGCATTCAGTAGGCTCATCCATTAGGACTATAGGCGGATCCTTTACCAATGCTCTCGCGATGCCAACCATGAGCCTTTCCCCTACGCTCAAGTTTCCAGCCTTTCTGTCAGCAAGGCTGTTGAGCCCTACTTCCTTCAAAGTATCCTTCACCATGGCCTCTCTAGCTTCACCCTTAAAACCGAGTATCGCCAGAGGCAGTTCAAGGTTCTCACATACTGAAAGCTCCGGAAATAAGTTCTGAGCCTGAAATACCACCCCCATCTTTGTAGCTCTTAAGCGAGTTAGATCATCTTCAGAGAGACTGTCTATGCGTGTCTGGTCAATGGAGATCTCCCCCGAGATGGGACGATCTAAGCCGGAGATTAGGTTAATCAGAGTGGTCTTCCCGCAGCCGGTAGGACCTACGACAGCGACGAACTCACCTTTCATTATCTGGAGGCTGACATCATCGAAGACATTAACTACCTTACCGCGGCCATTGTAAGATTTCTTAACGTGAACTAGACTTATTGCTGCTTCACTTGGCATGGGATAAAATCTCCACCGTCACCTGGCTTATCTTTCTCCAATTAATGTAGATTCCCACCAGAGAGCCAGCTAAAACACCGAGTAGGCATAACACGGTTATCAAGCCGTACCCTGCAGAGCCTAGTGTAGGAAACCTGTAGATGCCGAGCATGGGGGCGAGAAAGATCAAACCACCGCCAGCCAATACACCCACCGACACACCTACGATGCCCACGAGTAACATTTCTAGAAAGAACAGAGCTGTTATAGCCGACCTATCAGCGCCCAGTGCCTTAAAAATACTTATCTCATAGTTCGAGTGGAGTGTGGGATATAGCAGAATTGCTAGTAAGGCTATGAGGGTTATAACTGTGGCAGGCACAACCGCCAACCACTCTCCAGCAGCAACCGTTAAAGAGCATAGTAGAGTAAAAGCGGCAGAAGTCAGGGCGGTGGCAACTATAGCCAGCCAAATTCTACAGCGCGAGAGTCGGATCCTCTTCCTCAGCGCCCAGAATAAGGCAACCTTGATACTCGTATTGAGAGAGGCTTGCGCCCCATAATTGTCGACCTTATCCATGGGGGTCACAGCCCGTATTTTCATCACGCCATGGGAGGCTGGGCAATCCCATGGCAGGGGGTGGCTACACAGGGGCTCGGTTCTGCTCGT
This window harbors:
- a CDS encoding transcription initiation factor IIB, with product MRENRVGLEAGRERCPECGGSVIIHNAETGEQICGSCGLVISEHALDRGPEWRAFTLEEKADRSRVGGPISILQADKGLPTVIDDINKDASGRRIPLSTRLQMLRLRKWQSRTQYQSPVERNLLQALSELDRIVDKLHIPEDIQEEAAEIYRRVLDKGLVRGRSIAAIVAACVYAACRKTNRPRSLKEIASVSRVKLKDIARCYRLILHELPMSMPIPDPRIYVTKVASKAGISERAQAKALELLKEADKLKAVTGKDPIGIAAAALYVACVLLGEKKTQKEVAEAAAVTEVTVRNRYKGLREILGLNI
- a CDS encoding redox-regulated ATPase YchF; protein product: MPVLGITGKPNVGKSTFFSAATLATVPIANYPFTTKTANIGVAYVGVPCVCKEFGLKDEPVNSICLDGLRLVPVKLIDCPGLVPHAWEGRGLGNQFLDDVRKADALLLVVDAAGATDSEGRPCEPGTNDPVEDIRFLEEEFDMWLFQIIAKDWDRLARKLEASKENIAAALLEKLAGLQIKKHQIIQALSELKLESKNPTTWTKEELRNFAGRLRRISKPLLIIANKIDLPPADKNLERLKHYGYSVIPTCAEAELALRRASERGLIQYRPGDSNFKILKPECLTDQQRAALEAIRERVLVKWGSTGIQEALNHAYFKLLNMIAVFPVEDEDKLTDHKGRVLPDCLLVPYGTTASEFASLIHTELGENFVYGVEARSKRRIGEDYILKNGDVIKIVAAKARG
- a CDS encoding sugar phosphate nucleotidyltransferase, producing the protein MVLAAGEGVRLRPLTLTRPKHLIPVGGRPLLQHTLSALKAAGFKDVFLVVGYLREQIISNIGDGSEFGLKIVYVEQPTPTGTGDAIRVAREYVGNEDFLAVYGDLYVDSTVILDILEAYQRRKGNVLAVVEAERLENYGVVKLREDRSLEDLVEKPRRWFSPTNLVNAGVYIFTPNIFEYVRQTERSPRGEVEVTDAIKKAVEGGETIYTVEVSRDKWMDIGRPWDLLEANERYLKSMKPSVRGVIEDGAHIFGALNLEEDAVVKSGAYIEGPVYIGRGSQIGPNCYIRAYSSLGRDVRIGNGCEIKNSIIMNGTRIPHLSYVGDSIIGSGCNFGAGTMVGNIRFDEKPVKVLIGGEIVDTGRRKFGAVIGDRVKTGVNANFMPGTKVGPNCHIGANVIVYRDVPPNVKVKAKQHLIFENIKLETTN
- a CDS encoding D-2-hydroxyacid dehydrogenase → MPRVLICDKLDEEGINLLREAGFEVDVKLDHTPETLKEAVKDYDAVIVRSRTKITKEIIAAMDRTKVVARAGVGLDNIDVQAAKEKGLKVINSPEAVSQATAELSLALLFSLIRQIPYANLCIKGGEWPKSKIMGRELKGKTLGIIGFGRVGYIVAKVAKAIGMRVIAYDVVDKEAQMKELGVEKVTLEELLKDSDVISLHATLTPQSRHLIGRRELSMVKRGAILVNTARGSLVDEEALKEALTSGQLAGAAIDVCEVEPPQKFDLLRLPNVVCTPHIGAQTEEAQKHASLIIAKKVIEELKR
- the otsB gene encoding trehalose-phosphatase yields the protein MRHLFNRWGYITLRVKRSRSACVLSDYDGTLTPIAPRPELALLSDEMRDLLRRLADNPRYIVAVISGRPIEEVKALVDVQGIFYAGNHGLEIEGPNCRFRHPGAGEALPNMMRISAELKQKLQGLKGVIVEDKGLTASIHYRLAPPREILKVREILEEVAGHLDGIMVTQGKRVFEVRPNLDWNKGSAAKWIVESLAEDALPIYIGDDRTDEDAFTILKRGITVCVTSRPRRSNAKYYLKNVYEVQEFIRRLISIK
- a CDS encoding ABC transporter ATP-binding protein; protein product: MPSEAAISLVHVKKSYNGRGKVVNVFDDVSLQIMKGEFVAVVGPTGCGKTTLINLISGLDRPISGEISIDQTRIDSLSEDDLTRLRATKMGVVFQAQNLFPELSVCENLELPLAILGFKGEAREAMVKDTLKEVGLNSLADRKAGNLSVGERLMVGIARALVKDPPIVLMDEPTECLDPLTTESVLTLLRSSNILKGRTILVTTHSRRVTQTAERVIHLRKRIP
- a CDS encoding 30S ribosomal protein S3ae produces the protein MSAKKGVRVKDKWRLKTWYTVYTPPYFGSQEFATVPAADDSRILGRVIETTLYDLTKQDISQSNIKIYFQIISTQGMRADTVFKGHEYAREYLRSIVRRGGSRVDGIYNLETKDGYRLRVQATTFTKKRVNHSRETAIRKITEEILLDKAKNLTLDQLVQEMVLGKVGSDIYNRATKIAPLRHVGVIKSKLLAAPPPLTEKAVPVVA
- a CDS encoding FtsX-like permease family protein; the protein is MKIRAVTPMDKVDNYGAQASLNTSIKVALFWALRKRIRLSRCRIWLAIVATALTSAAFTLLCSLTVAAGEWLAVVPATVITLIALLAILLYPTLHSNYEISIFKALGADRSAITALFFLEMLLVGIVGVSVGVLAGGGLIFLAPMLGIYRFPTLGSAGYGLITVLCLLGVLAGSLVGIYINWRKISQVTVEILSHAK